One Silene latifolia isolate original U9 population chromosome 4, ASM4854445v1, whole genome shotgun sequence DNA segment encodes these proteins:
- the LOC141653864 gene encoding uncharacterized protein LOC141653864, with protein sequence MCLKQGHTGRQSDIIETVRRAYKVIIKKDFAYKVKYTAHKLLHGSMRDHYSKLGSYLKHLEQEYPGSTFTLTTNPNVASSVPVFQRLFICFDALKQGWIEGCRKLLCVDACFLKTFLGGQLISAIGRDGNDQMYPLAWGVVEGENNESYEWFFKELKKATGEEDGHGWTIISDEHQSIVSMVKKEFPRAEHRRCARHIFANWHKSYKGEEMKMLFWNCAKAYSKADFDAAVNDMREVDPRAATAFLACNPTLFCRAFIDTRTTNNVIVNNMAETFNAYIINARSKHLIYMLEEIRTMMMQRLVAKKKVMEESTT encoded by the exons ATGTGTTTAAAGCAAGGCCACACCGGCCGCCAAAGTGATATAATAGAGACTGTCAGAAGGGCATACAAGGTGATAATTAAGAAGGATTTTGCATACAAGGTGAAATATACTGCCCATAAGCTTTTACATGGTTCTATGAGGGACCATTACAGCAAGCTAGGTAGTTACTTGAAGCATCTTGAACAAGAGTATCCTGGTTCTACATTTACTTTGACAACAAACCCCAATGTGGCTAGTTCAGTTCCAGTCTTTCAAAGGCTATTTATTTGCTTTGATGCATTGAAGCAAGGGTGGATTGAAGGTTGTAGAAAGCTTCTATGTGTGGATGCATGCTTTCTGAAAACATTCTTAGGGGGGCAACTGATTAGTGCAATTGGTAgagatggtaatgatcaaatgtATCCTTTGGCTTGGGGAGTTGTTGAAGGAGAAAACAATGAATCTTATGAATGGTTTTTCAAGGAACTTAAGAAGGCAACTGGAGAGGAAGATGGTCATGGTTGGACCATCATATCAGATGAACATCAG AGCATTGTCTCCATGGTCAAGAAAGAGTTCCCAAGAGCAGAGCATAGAAGGTGTGCCAGGCATATCTTTGCTAATTGGCATAAGTCTTACAAGGGAGAGGAGATGAAGATGTTATTTTGGAACTGTGCTAAGGCATACAGTAAAGCAGACTTTGATGCAGCAGTAAATGATATGAGGGAGGTAGACCCAAGGGCAGCAACTGCATTCCTTGCTTGTAATCCTACCCTATTCTGTAGGGCCTTCATTGACACAAGGACAACAAATAATGTCATTGTCAATAATATGGCAGAAACCTTCAATGCATATATCATTAATGCTAGGTCAAAGCATTTGATATATATGCTTGAAGAAATTAGGACAATGATGATGCAGAGATTGGTTGCCAAAAAGAAGGTGATGGAGGAGTCAACGACATAA